A single genomic interval of Bradyrhizobium sp. sBnM-33 harbors:
- the tuf gene encoding elongation factor Tu, whose amino-acid sequence MAKAKFERTKPHCNIGTIGHVDHGKTSLTAAITKVLAETGGATFTAYDQIDKAPEEKARGITISTAHVEYETKNRHYAHVDCPGHADYVKNMITGAAQMDGAILVVSAADGPMPQTREHILLARQVGVPALVVFLNKCDMVDDPELLELVELEVRELLSKYEFPGDKIPIIKGSALAALEDKDKKLGHDAILELMRNVDEYIPQPERPIDQPFLMPVEDVFSISGRGTVVTGRVERGIIKVGEEIEIIGLRDTQKTIVTGVEMFRKLLDQGQAGDNIGALLRGTKREEVERGQVLAKPGSVKPHTKFKAEAYILTKEEGGRHTPFFTNYRPQFYFRTTDVTGVVHLPEGTEMVMPGDNIAMEVHLIVPIAMEEKLRFAIREGGRTVGAGVVAAIIE is encoded by the coding sequence CGACCATGGCAAGACATCGCTGACCGCAGCGATCACCAAGGTGCTGGCTGAAACCGGCGGTGCGACGTTCACGGCGTACGACCAGATCGACAAGGCGCCGGAAGAGAAGGCGCGCGGCATCACCATCTCGACCGCCCACGTCGAATACGAAACCAAGAACCGGCACTACGCCCACGTCGACTGCCCCGGCCACGCCGACTATGTGAAGAACATGATCACCGGCGCCGCCCAGATGGACGGTGCGATCCTGGTCGTGTCGGCCGCCGACGGCCCGATGCCGCAGACCCGCGAGCACATCCTGCTCGCCCGTCAGGTCGGCGTTCCCGCGCTCGTCGTGTTCCTGAACAAGTGCGACATGGTCGACGATCCGGAGCTGCTCGAGCTCGTCGAGCTCGAAGTTCGCGAACTGCTCTCGAAGTATGAATTCCCCGGCGACAAGATCCCGATCATCAAGGGCTCGGCGCTCGCCGCCCTCGAAGACAAGGACAAGAAGCTCGGCCACGACGCCATTCTCGAGCTGATGCGCAATGTCGACGAATACATTCCGCAGCCCGAGCGTCCGATTGACCAGCCGTTCCTGATGCCGGTGGAAGACGTGTTCTCGATCTCGGGCCGCGGCACCGTCGTCACCGGCCGTGTCGAGCGCGGCATCATCAAGGTCGGCGAGGAAATCGAAATCATCGGCCTGCGCGACACCCAGAAGACCATCGTCACGGGCGTCGAAATGTTCCGCAAGCTGCTCGATCAGGGTCAGGCCGGCGACAACATCGGCGCGCTGCTCCGCGGCACCAAGCGCGAGGAAGTCGAGCGTGGCCAGGTGCTGGCGAAGCCGGGTTCGGTCAAGCCGCACACCAAGTTCAAGGCTGAGGCCTATATCCTGACCAAGGAAGAGGGCGGTCGTCACACCCCGTTCTTCACCAACTACCGGCCCCAGTTCTACTTCCGCACCACCGACGTGACCGGCGTCGTGCACCTGCCCGAAGGCACCGAGATGGTGATGCCGGGCGACAACATCGCGATGGAAGTGCACCTGATCGTGCCGATCGCGATGGAAGAAAAGCTGCGCTTCGCGATCCGCGAAGGCGGCCGCACCGTCGGCGCCGGCGTCGTCGCCGCCATCATCGAATAA
- the rpsJ gene encoding 30S ribosomal protein S10 — MNGQNIRIRLKAFDHRILDTSTREIVNTAKRTGAQVRGPIPLPTRIEKFTVNRSPHVDKKSREQFEMRTHKRLLDIVDPTPQTVDALMKLDLAAGVDVEIKL; from the coding sequence ATGAACGGCCAAAATATTCGCATCCGTCTCAAGGCGTTCGACCATCGAATCCTCGATACGTCGACCCGCGAGATCGTGAACACGGCGAAACGCACCGGTGCCCAGGTTCGCGGACCCATTCCGCTGCCCACCCGCATCGAGAAGTTCACCGTCAACCGTTCGCCGCACGTCGACAAGAAGAGCCGCGAGCAATTCGAGATGCGCACCCACAAGCGCCTTCTCGACATTGTCGACCCGACCCCGCAGACCGTCGATGCTCTCATGAAGCTCGATCTGGCCGCCGGTGTCGACGTCGAGATCAAGCTCTAA
- the rplC gene encoding 50S ribosomal protein L3, protein MRSGVIAQKVGMTRVFTEAGEHIPVTVLKLGNCQVLGHRTTEKNGYVALQLGAGTRKTVYLPKAERGQFAAAKVEPKRKVAEFRVSEDALIPVGAEIQADHFVVGQFVDVTGTSVGKGFAGGMKRWNFGGLRATHGVSVSHRSIGSTGGRQDPGKTFKNKKMPGHMGVDRITTLNLRVVQTDVERGLILVEGAVPGSKGGWISVRDAVKKPLPKEAPKPGKFRVAGGEQAAAAPAEQEGA, encoded by the coding sequence ATGCGCTCCGGAGTGATCGCACAAAAGGTCGGGATGACGCGGGTCTTTACGGAGGCCGGCGAACATATCCCTGTGACCGTGCTGAAGCTGGGCAATTGCCAGGTGCTGGGCCACCGCACGACCGAAAAGAACGGTTACGTCGCGCTGCAGCTCGGTGCGGGCACCCGCAAGACCGTGTATCTGCCCAAGGCGGAGCGCGGCCAGTTTGCCGCGGCCAAGGTCGAGCCCAAGCGGAAAGTCGCCGAATTTCGCGTGTCGGAAGATGCGCTGATTCCGGTTGGCGCCGAGATCCAGGCGGACCATTTCGTGGTCGGCCAGTTCGTCGACGTCACCGGCACCTCGGTTGGTAAGGGTTTTGCCGGCGGCATGAAGCGCTGGAATTTCGGCGGCCTGCGCGCCACCCACGGCGTGTCGGTTTCGCACCGTTCGATCGGTTCGACCGGCGGACGTCAGGATCCCGGCAAGACCTTCAAGAACAAGAAGATGCCCGGTCACATGGGTGTCGATCGCATCACCACGCTTAATTTGCGTGTGGTGCAGACCGACGTCGAGCGCGGTCTGATCCTGGTCGAGGGCGCCGTTCCGGGCTCCAAGGGCGGCTGGATATCGGTGCGCGACGCCGTGAAGAAGCCGTTGCCGAAGGAAGCTCCGAAGCCCGGCAAGTTTAGGGTTGCTGGCGGTGAGCAGGCTGCTGCTGCGCCGGCCGAGCAGGAGGGCGCGTGA
- the rplD gene encoding 50S ribosomal protein L4 produces the protein MELKVTTLEGKEAGSVQLSDAIFGLEPRADIIQRCVQWQLNKRQAGTHKTQGRADVWRTGKKMYKQKGTGGARHGSARVPQFRGGGRAFGPVVRSHATDLPKKVRALALKHALSAKAKDGGLIVIDSAQVKEAKTKALVGHFSGLGLTNALIIDGAELNQGFATAARNIPNIDVLPIQGINVYDILRRQKLVLTKAAVDALEARFK, from the coding sequence ATGGAACTGAAAGTCACGACCCTTGAGGGCAAGGAAGCCGGATCGGTCCAGCTCTCGGACGCGATCTTCGGTCTCGAGCCGCGCGCCGATATCATCCAGCGTTGCGTGCAATGGCAGCTCAACAAGCGCCAGGCCGGAACGCACAAGACGCAGGGCCGCGCCGACGTCTGGCGCACCGGCAAGAAGATGTACAAGCAAAAGGGCACCGGCGGCGCCCGTCACGGCTCGGCGCGCGTGCCGCAGTTCCGCGGCGGTGGCCGTGCGTTCGGTCCGGTGGTTCGCTCGCACGCGACCGACCTGCCGAAGAAGGTGCGTGCTCTCGCGCTCAAGCATGCTCTATCGGCGAAGGCCAAGGATGGCGGCCTGATCGTGATCGACAGCGCGCAGGTCAAGGAAGCCAAGACCAAGGCGCTGGTCGGTCACTTCTCCGGCCTTGGGCTCACCAACGCGCTGATCATCGACGGCGCCGAGCTCAACCAGGGTTTCGCGACCGCGGCCCGCAATATTCCGAACATCGACGTGCTGCCGATCCAGGGCATCAACGTCTACGACATTCTGCGTCGTCAGAAGCTCGTGCTGACGAAGGCGGCAGTCGATGCGCTGGAGGCGCGCTTCAAATGA